From the genome of Pirellulales bacterium:
CATAAAAAAAGCTTATGGCAGGACGGTCCGTCGTCGTGCCATAAGCTTTATCCTGAAACGAGCCGCGACTGCTAGCGGTGCGGGCTCGCCCTTCCGAGTTGTGTCGGTGTCGCAGACTTTCGCCCCGGGGGGACATCCTGTCGCTCACCCGCAAAAGTCCTTCCGACACGAATATCATCGGCGCAGCGATTTCGCGGGCTGCAATCTATTCACCAGTTCTGGCTGTTGTGTCGAAATTGCCGTAAGTCCCTACCACGCCTAGTTTGCGGGGCTTGCTAGCACAAAATAGGCCGCGCTTTGCGGATTTCCGCTCAAGCTGGTTACTTGCCGCAAACACAGAAACTGTTTACCTAGTCGTTAGAACTTATCGGCACATGCACACATTCAGGGGGTTGGCCACGCGACAGGATCAGAGCGCGGGGATGGTTTCCCCCTTGATGAGATCCTCAAATGTTTGGCGGGCCCGGACCAGATGCGGGACTTGGTTGTGGATGAGCACCTCGGCGGCCAGGGGCTTGCCGTTATAATTTGATCCCATCACGGCACCGTAGGCCCCGGCCACCTCCAAGATCAAATAATCGCCGATCGCAGCAGGGGGCAAGGGGCGGCTGCGGACAAACCCGCCATCCTCCTGGGTAAAGATATCGCCCGATTCACATAACGGACCACCGACAACTACGGGATGCTCTGTTTGGCCTAATGCGCGGCCTGGCGCGGGGCAGATCGACATGGGATGATACGCGCCGTATAGAATGGGGCGGGCCAGATTATTAAACCCCGCGTCCAATAAATAAAACAAATTTTGGCCGGACTGCTTGATCGCGCGGATTTCGCTGACCAAATAGCCCGATTCCGCCACCAAGTAGCGCCCCGGCTCAATTTCCAGGGAGAGTTTTTTGCCAAAGGCGTCCTCCAATCGCCGCCGGGTGGCGTCCCACAATTGAAAATAGGTAGCCAGGTCGATGTACCCCTGGTCGGCGCGGTACGGCACCGGTAACCCTCCACCGCAACTAATGGTGGTGAGTGTGCGGCCCACCTCGCGGGCACATTGGTCCATGGCGTCACAGACATGCCGAAGATGTTCCAAATCGGTCCCGGACCCGATATGCATGTGCAAGCCAGTCACCACGATATTGTGCCGATCCGCCCGCCGCAGACAGTCGGTAATTTCGCCGTGCCAAATGCCATGCTTTGACTGTTCTCCGCCGGTGTTGGTCTTTTGGCTGTGGCCATGTCCAAACCCCGGATTAATACGCAAGGTCACATTGCTGCCCGGGCAAACCTCTCCCAGTTGGTCAAGCATGTCGGGCGATCCGCAATTAACATGTAGGCCCAACTCGCGAACCAATCCCAGCGACTCTCGGTCAAAGATATCCGCGGTGTAGACAATTTGGTGCGGCTCCCCCTGGGGCTGGTATCCCGCGGCCAAGGCTCGCCGCACTTCTCCCGCGCTCACCGCGTCGACCACCACGCCATGCCTTCGCACAAGATCCAAAACGGCCAAGTTGGAACAAGCCTTTTGAGCGTAGCGTATCACATCAAAAGCCCGTAACTCGTTGATTCTCTCGATGATCTTGGCGGCGTCATATACATACAATGGTGTGCCAAAACTAGCGGCCAAATCTGGCACGGGGACACCGGCAATCTCACTGCGGCGGGTAGAAAAGGTGGCAACGGCGGGCATGGGCGATAATTAATGGAAGGTGCGTCGAGTGCGGCGTTTGAGCAATCCGCGCGGTAAAATCACTTTGAGCTAATATAACAGAAGAGGGGGTTCTGGCGGCAGTGGTCACCCCCCGGGGAGGCCCGTATTTCACGTCATAGTTTTTATTTTACAGGATCGCAAAAGCTGGCCTCCTCGTTGGATTGATTGAGAATCTGCGCTACCCTGGCTACATCATCCACGGGTGTCAAAACCAATGGCAGCCAAATCCGCGCTTGCCACGCGGGACCGAGAATCTCAATCGAAATCCAATCTGCCGTATCTTCGCTTTCCGAATCAGAAAGCCGATACTCACCCGCCGCGATCCGCCGCACGTTTCCCCGGTCGCCAGAAATAGGACCTTCATAATCGAGATACAGCGTCCGATGGTCCGGTAGACGCCGCGCCGGAATATTTTCCCGTCGGCCAGCGCCGCAATCACATGGATTAGACGTCAGTTCCCACGCCCACATGCCGTCGCCGGCGACAGCTTCCAACAGCAGATCATAATGCGCGCCGGGCTTGTAGGTGGGGGTGCCGATATGTTCCAGCAAGGCAAACCGTGGCATCTTTAGCGGCTTTCTCCCTGGATGGTCAGCACCACCGAGCGCGGGCCGCCGTGGTTGCGATGCTCGCACAAAAATATTCCCTGCCAGGTCCCCAATTGCAGCTTTCCCCCGCCAATCGGCACGCTCACGGAGTTGCCTATCAGCACGCTTTTAACATGGGCCGGCATATCGTCGGGGCCTTCGCAGGTATGAACATAGGGAAACTGTTCGCTGGCCAGATGGTTGAAGGAACTTTCCAGGTCGCGTGGCACGTCCGGGTCGGCGTTTTCATTGATGCACAAACTAGCCGAGGTGTGCAAAATATGCACATGCAACAGACCCACCCCCACTTGGGATAATTCCGGCAATGCGGCCACAATGTCGCGGGTGATCAGCTGAAAACCGCGGGGAGCCGCGGGAAGTTGCAACGTGCGTTGAAGCCACATGGGAGGAATGGAGTCTGGAGAAATGGAGTTTGGAGGATTAAATTTTTCCACGCGTGGTCTGAGGCTATTTTTTTTAGGGGCGATTTATTAATAAGTGGGATTCGTGCTTCATTTTTAGTGTTTCATCAGGGATTGATACAGCAAGAGCGCCGCACGGACCTCCGTCACGTCATGCACGCGAATGATTTGCACGCCCGCCGCGGCCAGCGCGCAAGCCACGCCGATTGTTCCTCCCAACACTTGCTCAAGGCTAACCAAGGAGGCGTCCGCGGGCAATCCCCGAACAGCCCTATCCTGGCGGATGGCCTTGCTAATAAATCCCTTCCGCGAGTGCCCCACCAAGAGGGGACAACCCAGTTCATGAAAACGGCTCATGTTTTGCAGGAGGGTCATGTTGTGGCCATGCGTTTTTCCAAAGCCGATTCCCGGATCCAGGCAGATTCGCTGCCAGGCGACGCCCGCGGCCAACAGCTCGTCCCGCCGCTGCCGCAAATAGTCGTGAATTTCGGCCGTGACATCCATATATTGGGGGTCGTCTTGCATAGTGGCGGGCGTGCCGCGCATGTGCATGGCGCAGACGCCAACGCTGGTTGCCACCGCCAGGGGGAGCATGTCCGGATCCCCCGCCAAGCCCGTGACATCGTTAATGATTTCCACGCCTTGGTCGATTGCCGCCCGGGCGACTAGGGCTTTGCTGGTATCGATGGAAAGGGGGACCGTCACGCGGTCGCGCAATTCCCGCAGCACGGGCAGCACGCGGGACAGTTCCTCGGCGGCGGTGACAGGCGTGGCGGCGGGACGGGTGCTTTCACCCCCAATGTCCAGGATGTCCGCTCCGGCGGCGACTAAGCCTAGCGCGTGCTCGACCGCGTGTGTGGCATCCACATACCGGCCCCCGTCGGAAAAACTGTCGGGCGTGACATTGACGATCCCCATGACCAGCGGACCAGCGGTCAAATCCAACGTGCGGGTACGCAAACGCCAATGCGTGGCGGCAAGCATGGAAATCAATAAAGAACTAAAAAATGTTTATCCACGAATCGCGGATAGGTTGTTCACTATTCCCTTAGTATAGCAATTAACAATTTTTGATGACATGACCGCCTGGTGTAAAGTCAATAACTTTGATTACTTTATTATCAAATGATCCTTACCACTCTCGCTCCATCAATCCCGTGATCCGGGCGGCCAGGCTGTCGATGACGGCTTGTTGGGTGGTGGCGATCGAGCGGCCATATTCGGGAATTAGTTCCGCGCTTTGGCCCAGATCGACTAAATCGGCGGGCAGGGGAATTGTTTGCTCGCGCAGGACTTCTCCCCGGCGATTCACCCAAGTGACCAGCACTTGAAAGTTGACTTCAGTTTCGCGGGCGTCGCCAAAGAGGTTATTGACCACCAGTCGTTTGGTTTCGTTGACAATTCGGCCCTGCAGGATGCTATCGGCGTTGGGATCGTTGACCACTTTATAAGGAGTATTGGTTTCGATTTGCTTGCAGACCTCCTCGGTCAACCGTTCGCCCAAATAACGGCGAAAGCTGTCGGATTCGAACATTGGCACATAGACGGTTTGGACGTCGGCGGGAAAGAGCGACGACTGGCCAAAGCGATACGTGGCGCAACCGCACGCTAGCCCGCAGCAGGCAAATAGGATCGCAAATAGGGCAATCCGCGTGGCGGGCATGGGGGTGGGATTGGGAGAAGTGGAGTTTGGAGTAATGGAGGAGTGGAGAAATACTCTTTCCATTCTTAATTTTTCATTCTTAATTCTTCATTGACTCGCTCACCGCGGTCGCTGGCCCGCCTTGCCGCTGGGGGGGCCGAATACATAATCCAAAAACCCAAACCGGTCCGGTGGATTGTCCGGCAATCCCTCGATCGCCGCCAGCCGTTCCTGCGCCTTGGCCGCGGCGGGCGAGGCGGCAAAATCCTTGAGTATCTTTTGATAGTAAAACCGCGCCGCGCGGTAATACTGCCCTTCTTCATACTTCTGCGCGATATTCCAGTCGCGCAGCGCTTTTTGGGCGATGGCCTCGGCCCGCACCCGCAATAAATTATCGCGCTCATCCCGGGTTTCTTCGGGAAAATTCACAAGGGTCTGCTCCGCCAGCTCATCCGCCTCTAGCAGGGATTTAATGTCATAATCCGGTCCCTGATAAAGCTTCAACTTGCATTGCAGGCCCAGCAGATGTGCGTTGAGCTGATGCTCGCTTTTGGGGTAATCGGTCCGCAGGACGCCATACAGGTGGTCGGCCTCGTCAAATTTCCCATTGACAAAGTGGGCGTTGGCCGCGGCCATGACGGCGTCATCGGCCAGGACGCCGCGGGGGTCGTTCAGGCGGATGTTTTCGTAGACGCGAATGGCGTTGCCGTAGGTGTCAAACCAGGGGCGGGATTTGTCCGTGACGTTAATCATGTATTCCGACACGGGATTGGCCTGCGAAGTCTCTTGCCAAAAGCGGGCGATGCTAAACTGCCGCTGGACGGCCTTGTCCAGGTAACGGGAGTTCGTGAATTTTTCCAATAAATTCTGGTATTTGTCCTCGGCGGCGACATATTGGTCGCTAAAAAAGCAGGACTCGGCCTGCATGAATAAGGCGTCTTCCTCCAGGGCCGATTCGGGCCAGCGATCGGCGGCGATGGCAAATTTGGCCGCCGCCTCCTTAAACTTGGCATGGGCTCCCGACGCGTTGTTTTGCTTGAGCAATTCCGTGGCTTGGTCAAACAGGGCCAGACCCTCGTCATAGGCGGGCTTGGCGACTTTAAAATCCGGACCACGCCCCATGGCCTTTTTAAAGGTTTTACCTAAATTTTGGGCGTTAAAGCGCTCCCACCCCTCGGCTTCCGGCGGGCGTATTTCGGAACTGATCACCTGGGAATCGGAATTCTCATTGTAGGCGGCGGGCTGCACCGCCGTGTCGCGCGACAGCGTCTGGCCGCGTTGCCGGGCAACTGCCGCTTGGGCCGCTTGCTGAGCGGCGTTTTCTGCCGCGCGATCCTTGGCCGCTTGCTGCGCAAAAGGGTCAACCGGGGGTTTGCGCCAACTGGCGCAGCCCCCCGCTATCAGCGGCAATACCAGCCCATAAAGCAGCGCTCCCACCCAAGCTGGCGGGGAGACTGTTGTCATGTTGCTGTTCCTTTGGCTCACATCGCCCCCCTTGGGCCTGTTGTAGTATTTCGTAACGGGCTAACGGCCCGACCTAGCCCAGCCTAGGGCAAGCGCAGCGTCGCCCTAGGATTAGAAAAAAACAAAATAGGCAAGGCCAAAGGCCCGATTCATCTTCAATTTCCCACAAACATTCTCACTTATATTCCATGGATGACATACTCACCGGTTTACGGGATAAAGCCCGTACCACATCCTGTCAATCCCGTGGGTTCTCAATGAGTCAATCCGCCCAAGTACGCATGCACGCGGGGCCGTTCGCCCAGGATTTGCCACAAAGTCTGGTTAATCACGCCCCGCACTTCGCCCCACTGTTCCGCCGGAATGGTCCAATCCCGCCAATCTTCGCTGGCGCCGATCCGGTCGGGATCGGTGCTGGCGGCAAATTCCGCCAGCGTCCCGGGCACGCCCAGAGCCACCGAAATCAACTGCCGCTGGCCGATTCGGCATTCCGCGCACAACATGCCTCCTGCCGCCACGCCATAGGTTAGCCTGGACTGGGGAGGCAAAGGGTTGCCGCATTCGGCGCACTGATCCAACGTGGGCAACTGCCCTAATTCCCGCAACAAGGCCAATTCCCACCGCAACACCCAGGCCGCGGGCAGTCCGCGCGGATGTCGGGCTAGTGTGGCCAGGGTTTCCACACTGGTGTCAAACAGTCGCGGGTGGGGGTCGTATTCGTCGGTCAATCGGTCCAACATTTCGGCGATATAGTAACCGGCATACAAGCGGGACAGGTCCCGCCCGGGGGGGCGAAAACGGCGCTCTAGCTTGGCCTCGGTTAATAAGTCCAAATTGCCGGACGATTTGCGGAGGAACACTACGCGACAAAGGGCCAGTAGGTCAAGAGCGGATTCAAACGGTCCCTTGGGTCGGCGTGCTCCCTTGGCCAGGGTGGAAATCTTGCCAAATTCCCGCGTTAGCAGCGTGACCACGCCGCTGGATTCGCTAAAATCCACAAACCGCAGCACCAGGGCTTGGTCTTTTTCGGCGGACATGGCGGGAAATACAAATTAAGAATTAAAAATTTACAATTAAAAATTGAGCCGGCATGCTAGCGGGTGCCATCATTCCGCGATTTTTTCGGACGGCGGATCTTTGCTAGCGGTTGCTTGTGGGACAGGCGCGGATTCGTCCGGCTTGATCAGCTCGATCAGCAGTCGGTCCAGGCGGCGGCGGTTGCCATCCAGCACCTTGATCCGCATATTAGGTTTTTCCAAAATCTCTCCCACTGCGGGGATTCGTCCCAATTCGTGAAACACGTATCCGCCAATTGTTTCAAAGGACTCATCCTCGGGCAAATCCAGTTGTAGGCGGGAATTAAGATCTTCCAAGCGAACGCGGGCCAGGGCCTCAAACGTGGTGTCATCCAGTTGCTTGATGCCGTCCACCAGGGCGTCGTCATGCTCGTCGGCGATTTCGCCCACGATTTCCTCCAGCACATCCTCGATCGTGACCAGCCCCGAAACGCCGCCATATTCGTCCAATACAATCGCCAAATGCGTCCTTCCCCGTTGAAATTCCTGCAGCATTTCGTTGACGGGCTTGGTCTCGGGAACAAAAAACGGCCGTCGCAAGAGTGCTCGCAGGCTGCGGCGGGCCTGTTGGGGCCGGGCCAGCTCCCCCAGCACATCCTTTAAATGCAGGATCCCCACGATTTCATCGCGGGATTTGCCGTGGACCGGCAGGCGGGTATGCCCATGCTCGCTGGCAAACCGCAGGACGGCGTCCCAGCCCAGGTCGGCGGCCATGCTGACCATGTCTATTCGGGGAGTCATGATTTGCGCGACGGTGACCTGATTAAGCTCCATGACGCTTTCAATCATTTCGCGTTCGTCATTCTCGATCAGTCCCTCGCGCTGGCCGGCATTGACGATTGAGCGAATTTCTTCCTCCAGGTCTTCTTCCGCCTCGTCTTGGTGCGTGGCGGCGGGCTGCGTGGCCAGCGAATTGCGGGCCGAAACCTGCCACTGCGTCAAGGGAGCCAATAGCAGGTGCCATAACCGCCAATAGGGCCACGTGGCCAGCAGGAGCCGTTCACCATGCCAAAAACTAATCATGTACGGCACAAACACGCCAAATAACCAAGAGAGCGCCAGGCCGATGACCAATGTCCATCCCCAGGCTGGTCCTGGTACCAAAGCTGTCGGGCTGGATTCTTTCACTGTCAAGGATGCGGTCGGTGTCGAGGTTGCTGGTGATGATGCCGCCGTTGTGTCGGACAGGGGACTGTGCAACTCGCGCGCCAGGGCATACGGAAAGAGCAGCGCCGCCGCCACCAGCGACGCCAGCGCAATCAGCCGAATCGTGCCGTCCACCTCATCCACGGTCTGCCGTAGACGTTCGGCCTGGTCGGGGGGCATTTTTTGCCGCGACAGCTCTAATAAGCGACTAAGCGAACCTTCGGACGTGACATAAACCATGGTGCGCGCCAGCACCCCATGCAAGGCGCACCCCAGCGCCAACCAACCGCAGACGTTCATTTAGCGCTTCCTCCGTGCTGACGGGGATTTACCGGCTTGGGGGCGTTTTTGTCCCGCTCCACCCGCACGCTGGCCTCCCCCCGTTCCTTCAATCAGCCGCAAATAGTGTTCCTCCCGCGCTCGCATCGCCGCGGCAAAGCCGGGGTCATGGTCGTCATAGTCAAACAAGTGCAATAGCCCATGGATAACGTACAGCCGCAATTCATGCTGGGCGGAGGTGCCAAATTCCTCCGCTTGGCGCAGCGCGGTTTCGCTACTAATGACAATTTCGGCCTCCAGGCCGCGGGCCCCGTTTTCCAGGGGAAATGTGAGCACATCCGTGGGATAATCATGGTTCAAATAGCGGAGATTCAGCGCCTGAATCGCCGCGTCATCCACGATCGCCACCGAGATTTTGGCCGCGCGGCAGCGTTCACCGGCCAACACGGTCAGCACCAGGTTTTTTAGCGCTTGGCGGTCGATCGGCAGGGCGGTTTGCTGGTCGGCAATCTGTATCGCGTGGGGGGGCATGGGGGCGGTGGATAGTGGATAGTGGTTAGTGAATCTCAAATTAATAATTTTCATTTTTTAATTCTTAATTGATTGATCTCACGCCGTTCGCTGGTCCTGGTATTTGACCCGGCCGTGGAATACCGCCGTCAGCGACTTGACCAAACTTTCTTCCACACTGGCGAGTTCCCGCAACGTCAGTCCGCATTCGTCAAACTGGCCATCCAAGAGCCGCTTCATCGCCAAGTCATGCACCAGCCCCTCCAGCCGCGCGGGGGTGGGATCCACCAGGGTGCGGCTGGCGCTTTCGGCCGCGTCGGCCAGCATGAGGATGCCGATCTCCTTGGTCTGCGGCTTTGGCCCCGGATAGCGAAAGCTGCTTTCGTCCACGTCCGCGGCGTCGGGGTCGTTCTCGCTTTGCTGACTGGCCCGGCGAAAGAAAAACTCGACCAGCGTCGTGCCGTGATGCTGCTGGATAAAATCAATCACCGGCTGCGGCAGATGATGTTGCCGCGCCAAGTCCGCCCCATCCTTGACATGGGCGATAATCACCAGCGTGCTCATCGCGGGATTTAGCGTTTCGTGTTTGTTCCCCTCGCGCCCCTGATTTTCGACAAAGTACTGCGGCTTGATCATCTTGCCGATGTCATGAAAATACGCCCCCACCCGCACCAACAGTCCCCGGCAGCCGATCGCCTCGGCCGCGGCTTCGGCAATGGCCGCGACATTGATCGAATGGTTGTACGTTCCCGGCGCGCGCTGGACCAACTGTTGCAATAACGGATGCGAAGGATCCCCCAGCTCGAGCAAGCTGAGGTCCGTCAGCACGCTAAAGACTTGCTCGATAAATGGCAGCATGCCCGATACGATAAAGCAGGCAATCAGCGTGAACAGGGCGTTTTTTCCGCCGGTAATCAGCAGACCCAGCGACGGGGGCTGATGATTGAGCACGCCCACGCCAATGCTTGTAAAGAACGCGACCAACCCCGCCGCCGCGCCGACGTAAATAAGCTTTCGGCGGGTGCGAATGCGGCCAAGGAGCAGGATAGACGTGGCCGCGGCGCTGGACAAAATAACATATTCCGGCAAGCCCTGCCCCAGGGTAAATGTAACAATCAAAGTCAGCGTGGCGGTCAGCAGCAGCGCTAATTCTTGGTGATAGGCGATGCCGACCGTCATGCCAAAGACGAGCAGCGGCACCATCTCGGCCCGCATGTCGTTCGTGGCGGCCAAATGACATAGACCCACCGCCACGATAAAGAGCGCCAACAACGTCACAAAGCGGCGAAAATCGGTCAAGAGGGACCGCTCGCGAAAGAAAATATAAAACCCGCTTAGCGTGTACAGCGCAAAAAACATGCC
Proteins encoded in this window:
- the bamD gene encoding outer membrane protein assembly factor BamD, coding for MTTVSPPAWVGALLYGLVLPLIAGGCASWRKPPVDPFAQQAAKDRAAENAAQQAAQAAVARQRGQTLSRDTAVQPAAYNENSDSQVISSEIRPPEAEGWERFNAQNLGKTFKKAMGRGPDFKVAKPAYDEGLALFDQATELLKQNNASGAHAKFKEAAAKFAIAADRWPESALEEDALFMQAESCFFSDQYVAAEDKYQNLLEKFTNSRYLDKAVQRQFSIARFWQETSQANPVSEYMINVTDKSRPWFDTYGNAIRVYENIRLNDPRGVLADDAVMAAANAHFVNGKFDEADHLYGVLRTDYPKSEHQLNAHLLGLQCKLKLYQGPDYDIKSLLEADELAEQTLVNFPEETRDERDNLLRVRAEAIAQKALRDWNIAQKYEEGQYYRAARFYYQKILKDFAASPAAAKAQERLAAIEGLPDNPPDRFGFLDYVFGPPSGKAGQRPR
- the ybeY gene encoding rRNA maturation RNase YbeY — protein: MPPHAIQIADQQTALPIDRQALKNLVLTVLAGERCRAAKISVAIVDDAAIQALNLRYLNHDYPTDVLTFPLENGARGLEAEIVISSETALRQAEEFGTSAQHELRLYVIHGLLHLFDYDDHDPGFAAAMRAREEHYLRLIEGTGGGQRAGGAGQKRPQAGKSPSARRKR
- a CDS encoding HDIG domain-containing protein, whose translation is MSSGPLRKLTRTSRLSSFELPPGLIEQTLDNVKRGDVLLRFVLCLAGAVILWLMVGGWKPPFPYRTEQVPLRNIIPRVDFRQLDQPATDRQREEARKQTPAIFQHQNTKFPQIRGELNNLLQLIATAETFDKLPEGLWEKFSLPPEMQMATPTPQEAVESFNRFREKLVPEKSFQEFEKAIQEAFAELERDGVLETSEKTKIPSRQDEIILKTPNVPQVVTVAEVLQQRARDKLLKRLQESPAIGTEAAQRLFHWLGPQIVGTLTYDDAATRAAQEKAALDVPPVYRQYKANDQERALALGGKPIGPEEFQLLREEYAAMVNSLTWEQKLYRSLANFGMFFALYTLSGFYIFFRERSLLTDFRRFVTLLALFIVAVGLCHLAATNDMRAEMVPLLVFGMTVGIAYHQELALLLTATLTLIVTFTLGQGLPEYVILSSAAATSILLLGRIRTRRKLIYVGAAAGLVAFFTSIGVGVLNHQPPSLGLLITGGKNALFTLIACFIVSGMLPFIEQVFSVLTDLSLLELGDPSHPLLQQLVQRAPGTYNHSINVAAIAEAAAEAIGCRGLLVRVGAYFHDIGKMIKPQYFVENQGREGNKHETLNPAMSTLVIIAHVKDGADLARQHHLPQPVIDFIQQHHGTTLVEFFFRRASQQSENDPDAADVDESSFRYPGPKPQTKEIGILMLADAAESASRTLVDPTPARLEGLVHDLAMKRLLDGQFDECGLTLRELASVEESLVKSLTAVFHGRVKYQDQRTA
- a CDS encoding LptE family protein — protein: MPATRIALFAILFACCGLACGCATYRFGQSSLFPADVQTVYVPMFESDSFRRYLGERLTEEVCKQIETNTPYKVVNDPNADSILQGRIVNETKRLVVNNLFGDARETEVNFQVLVTWVNRRGEVLREQTIPLPADLVDLGQSAELIPEYGRSIATTQQAVIDSLAARITGLMEREW
- the recO gene encoding DNA repair protein RecO, coding for MSAEKDQALVLRFVDFSESSGVVTLLTREFGKISTLAKGARRPKGPFESALDLLALCRVVFLRKSSGNLDLLTEAKLERRFRPPGRDLSRLYAGYYIAEMLDRLTDEYDPHPRLFDTSVETLATLARHPRGLPAAWVLRWELALLRELGQLPTLDQCAECGNPLPPQSRLTYGVAAGGMLCAECRIGQRQLISVALGVPGTLAEFAASTDPDRIGASEDWRDWTIPAEQWGEVRGVINQTLWQILGERPRVHAYLGGLTH
- a CDS encoding secondary thiamine-phosphate synthase enzyme YjbQ, whose product is MWLQRTLQLPAAPRGFQLITRDIVAALPELSQVGVGLLHVHILHTSASLCINENADPDVPRDLESSFNHLASEQFPYVHTCEGPDDMPAHVKSVLIGNSVSVPIGGGKLQLGTWQGIFLCEHRNHGGPRSVVLTIQGESR
- the folP gene encoding dihydropteroate synthase: MLAATHWRLRTRTLDLTAGPLVMGIVNVTPDSFSDGGRYVDATHAVEHALGLVAAGADILDIGGESTRPAATPVTAAEELSRVLPVLRELRDRVTVPLSIDTSKALVARAAIDQGVEIINDVTGLAGDPDMLPLAVATSVGVCAMHMRGTPATMQDDPQYMDVTAEIHDYLRQRRDELLAAGVAWQRICLDPGIGFGKTHGHNMTLLQNMSRFHELGCPLLVGHSRKGFISKAIRQDRAVRGLPADASLVSLEQVLGGTIGVACALAAAGVQIIRVHDVTEVRAALLLYQSLMKH
- a CDS encoding hemolysin family protein, with product MNVCGWLALGCALHGVLARTMVYVTSEGSLSRLLELSRQKMPPDQAERLRQTVDEVDGTIRLIALASLVAAALLFPYALARELHSPLSDTTAASSPATSTPTASLTVKESSPTALVPGPAWGWTLVIGLALSWLFGVFVPYMISFWHGERLLLATWPYWRLWHLLLAPLTQWQVSARNSLATQPAATHQDEAEEDLEEEIRSIVNAGQREGLIENDEREMIESVMELNQVTVAQIMTPRIDMVSMAADLGWDAVLRFASEHGHTRLPVHGKSRDEIVGILHLKDVLGELARPQQARRSLRALLRRPFFVPETKPVNEMLQEFQRGRTHLAIVLDEYGGVSGLVTIEDVLEEIVGEIADEHDDALVDGIKQLDDTTFEALARVRLEDLNSRLQLDLPEDESFETIGGYVFHELGRIPAVGEILEKPNMRIKVLDGNRRRLDRLLIELIKPDESAPVPQATASKDPPSEKIAE
- the lysA gene encoding diaminopimelate decarboxylase; amino-acid sequence: MPAVATFSTRRSEIAGVPVPDLAASFGTPLYVYDAAKIIERINELRAFDVIRYAQKACSNLAVLDLVRRHGVVVDAVSAGEVRRALAAGYQPQGEPHQIVYTADIFDRESLGLVRELGLHVNCGSPDMLDQLGEVCPGSNVTLRINPGFGHGHSQKTNTGGEQSKHGIWHGEITDCLRRADRHNIVVTGLHMHIGSGTDLEHLRHVCDAMDQCAREVGRTLTTISCGGGLPVPYRADQGYIDLATYFQLWDATRRRLEDAFGKKLSLEIEPGRYLVAESGYLVSEIRAIKQSGQNLFYLLDAGFNNLARPILYGAYHPMSICPAPGRALGQTEHPVVVGGPLCESGDIFTQEDGGFVRSRPLPPAAIGDYLILEVAGAYGAVMGSNYNGKPLAAEVLIHNQVPHLVRARQTFEDLIKGETIPAL